A genomic window from Nicotiana sylvestris chromosome 11, ASM39365v2, whole genome shotgun sequence includes:
- the LOC104223335 gene encoding uncharacterized protein isoform X2, which translates to MPTLSWRQHTLIQALLSRGPHKETDFKSLFFKVTSKSAANQQSMFNEYLRKINEELAYVQFELRACRNQYDGKVYYGVVNNVSDEQSKLGTKYSVPQIAFYKGVFLAGTDSQSQGGSVQIPAAFRNFSMSQKEKTLEELVKDQWLSLTDGKIGLGVRSFLDLRSWFRSNEVPPCEVCNEAAVKAELCQNEGCNVRIHQYCLRMKFSQHKAEKVCPGCGTEWHYNITKAEVVDEEDDASAPDESQQPGEPLMRKRRRTCGATDADTPLTRNRQRTRGGNDSDTVKPGSSQSTRVTRGSARLRSAS; encoded by the exons ATGCCGACGCTTTCATGGCGGCAGCATACGCTAATTCAAGCTCTTTTATCTCGCGGCCCACACAAAGAAactgatttcaaatctcttttctTCAAAGTCACTAGCAAATCCGCAG CTAATCAACAGTCAATGTTTAATGAATACCTGAGAAAGATAAATGAGGAGCTCGCTTATGTGCAGTTTGAGTTACGGGCATGTAGAAACCAGTATGATGGGAAGGTGTATTATGGTGTTGTTAACAATGTTTCAGATGAGCAATCCAAACTCGGAACTAAATATTCAGTTCCTCAGATTGCTTTCTATAAAGGCGTT TTCCTGGCTGGAACAGATTCCCAGTCCCAGGGAGGTTCAGTGCAAATTCCTGCAGCGTTTAGGAATTTCTCGATGTCTCAAAAGGAAAAGACCCTTGAGGAACTTGTGAAGGATCAGTGGCTTTCTCTAACAGATGGTAAGATAGGACTAGGAGTGCGTTCCTTTCTTGATCTTAGAAGTTGGTTTCGCAGTAATGAGGTTCCTCCATGTGAAGTTTGCAATGAAGCTGCAGTGAAG GCTGAGCTTTGCCAAAATGAAGGCTGTAATGTTCGCATCCATCAGTACTGCTTGCGAATGAAGTTCTCCCAACACAAG GCTGAAAAAGTTTGTCCAGGGTGTGGGACAGAATGGCATTATAACATAACAAAAGCAGAAGTTGTAGACGAAGAAGATGATGCATCTGCTCCTGATGAAAGTCAGCAGCCTGGTGAACCCTTGATGAGAAAGAGGCGGAGGACCTGCGGAGCGACCGATGCTGATACCCCCTTAACGAGAAACAGGCAAAGGACCCGTGGAGGTAATGATTCTGATACTGTCAAGCCTGGATCATCTCAAAGTACGAGGGTGACTCGGGGTTCTGCCCGTCTGAGGAGTGCAAGTTAA
- the LOC104223335 gene encoding uncharacterized protein isoform X1, whose protein sequence is MPTLSWRQHTLIQALLSRGPHKETDFKSLFFKVTSKSAANQQSMFNEYLRKINEELAYVQFELRACRNQYDGKVYYGVVNNVSDEQSKLGTKYSVPQIAFYKGVIEAIVQDVASLGCISTIDALNIRLENQFLAGTDSQSQGGSVQIPAAFRNFSMSQKEKTLEELVKDQWLSLTDGKIGLGVRSFLDLRSWFRSNEVPPCEVCNEAAVKAELCQNEGCNVRIHQYCLRMKFSQHKAEKVCPGCGTEWHYNITKAEVVDEEDDASAPDESQQPGEPLMRKRRRTCGATDADTPLTRNRQRTRGGNDSDTVKPGSSQSTRVTRGSARLRSAS, encoded by the exons ATGCCGACGCTTTCATGGCGGCAGCATACGCTAATTCAAGCTCTTTTATCTCGCGGCCCACACAAAGAAactgatttcaaatctcttttctTCAAAGTCACTAGCAAATCCGCAG CTAATCAACAGTCAATGTTTAATGAATACCTGAGAAAGATAAATGAGGAGCTCGCTTATGTGCAGTTTGAGTTACGGGCATGTAGAAACCAGTATGATGGGAAGGTGTATTATGGTGTTGTTAACAATGTTTCAGATGAGCAATCCAAACTCGGAACTAAATATTCAGTTCCTCAGATTGCTTTCTATAAAGGCGTT ATTGAAGCAATTGTTCAAGATGTGGCATCTTTGGGTTGTATTTCAACCATTGATGCACTAAACATACGGCTTGAAAATCAG TTCCTGGCTGGAACAGATTCCCAGTCCCAGGGAGGTTCAGTGCAAATTCCTGCAGCGTTTAGGAATTTCTCGATGTCTCAAAAGGAAAAGACCCTTGAGGAACTTGTGAAGGATCAGTGGCTTTCTCTAACAGATGGTAAGATAGGACTAGGAGTGCGTTCCTTTCTTGATCTTAGAAGTTGGTTTCGCAGTAATGAGGTTCCTCCATGTGAAGTTTGCAATGAAGCTGCAGTGAAG GCTGAGCTTTGCCAAAATGAAGGCTGTAATGTTCGCATCCATCAGTACTGCTTGCGAATGAAGTTCTCCCAACACAAG GCTGAAAAAGTTTGTCCAGGGTGTGGGACAGAATGGCATTATAACATAACAAAAGCAGAAGTTGTAGACGAAGAAGATGATGCATCTGCTCCTGATGAAAGTCAGCAGCCTGGTGAACCCTTGATGAGAAAGAGGCGGAGGACCTGCGGAGCGACCGATGCTGATACCCCCTTAACGAGAAACAGGCAAAGGACCCGTGGAGGTAATGATTCTGATACTGTCAAGCCTGGATCATCTCAAAGTACGAGGGTGACTCGGGGTTCTGCCCGTCTGAGGAGTGCAAGTTAA
- the LOC104223336 gene encoding histone-lysine N-methyltransferase ASHH3-like, with product MIEPMPAMKKSAVHGGIGHVFNKLTSEIGDPVDFELPDWLNKWQPTPFTYIKRNIYLTKKVKRRLEDDGIFCSCSSTAGSSDVCGRDCLCSILWSSCSSGCKCGSACLNKPFHQRPVKKMKIVMTEKCGSGIEAGEDIKRKDFVIEYVGEVIDDKTCEERLWKMKHSGETNFYLCEINRDMVIDATYKGNKSRYINHSCCPNTEMQKWLMDGETRIGIFATRDIKKGEHLTYDYQFVQFGADQDCHCGAVKCRRKLGIKPKKRKLSSSDAALKLVACQVAASSPKVKALLSLKHGCQTGVPPKGSWNCDSAQRIQRPRNCVGHLIRIIRSSDQRSFGIIKQFDSITKKHLIMFEDGSVEYVDMSTEDWEFCNFLV from the exons AGTGCTGTCCATGGTGGGATTGGGCATGTATTCAACAAATTGACAAGCGAGATTGGAGATCCTGTTGACTTTGAACTTCCAGATTGGTTGAATAAATGGCAACCCACACCCTTTACCTATATAAAGCGTA ATATATACCTCACCAAGAAGGTTAAGCGGCGGCTGGAAGATGATGGCATATTTTGTTCCTGCAGTTCAACAGCAGGATCTTCGGACGTGTGCGGCAGGGATTGTCTGTGTAG CATTTTATGGTCTAGCTGCTCCTCAGGGTGTAAATGTGGGAGTGCTTGTCTGAACAAACCATTCCATCAACGTCCTGTGAAGAAGATGAAAATAGTTATG ACTGAGAAATGTGGCAGTGGGATTGAGGCAGGTGAAGATATCAAGAGAAAAGATTTTGTTATAGAATATGTTGGAGAAG TTATTGATGACAAAACATGTGAAGAGAGACTTTGGAAAATGAAGCATAGTGGGGAAACAAACTTTTACTTGTGTGAGATCAATCGGGATATGGTGATTGATGCCACTTACAAGGGCAACAAATCCAGATACATTAATCATAGCTGTTGTCCAAATACTGAGATGCAGAAATG GTTGATGGATGGTGAGACAAGAATTGGCATATTTGCGACACGTGACATTAAAAAGGGCGAGCATCTGACCTACGATTATCA GTTCGTTCAATTTGGTGCAGATCAAGATTGCCACTGTGGTGCTGTAAAATGTAGGCGAAAGCTGGGAATTAAACCTAAAAAACGAAAACTTTCCTCTTCAGATGCTGCATTAAAGTTAGTGGCATGTCAAGTTGCTGCGTCCTCTCCCAAAGTGAAAGCATTGCTATCTCTAAAACAT GGTTGTCAAACTGGAGTTCCTCCAAAAG GAAGTTGGAATTGTGACTCTGCTCAGAGAATCCAGCGTCCTCGTAACTGCGTAGGTCATCTTATAAGAATAATTCGCTCCTCTGATCAAAG GTCTTTTGGAATTATAAAACAGTTTGACAGCATCACCAAAAAACATTTG ATCATGTTTGAAGATGGTAGTGTTGAGTACGTTGACATGTCAACGGAAGATTGGGAATTTTGTAACTTTCTTGTGTAA